In the genome of Pempheris klunzingeri isolate RE-2024b chromosome 11, fPemKlu1.hap1, whole genome shotgun sequence, one region contains:
- the ncoa6 gene encoding nuclear receptor coactivator 6 isoform X2 — translation MAHRRIPPHLSQKEEHLEPDNDSDRDSGVGDDAGEDADSCHGSTVTEEDNFNEQDGTEENNREGEDFTVFVAFQGNMEDEDFTQKLDIILSGIPNMLDMGSERLQPQHVEPWNSVRVTFNIPRDAAERLRLLAQNNQQQLRDLGILSVQIEGEGAINVAVGPNRGQEVRVNGPIGAPGQMRVDVGFPGQPGPGGVRMANPSMVPPGQGMAGQAMVPGSSGQMHPRVQRPSSQTDVMDPMMQGMSVQQQQQLQHQQAGPHGPGPMPPQAAHHMQALQGGRPLNPAALQQLQQQHHQQQQAQQQAQLSQLGPRPPFNPSGQMSVPPGWNQLPPGVLQPPAAQGGPAWRKPPPQAQMVQRPPSLATVQTPSHPPPPYPFGSQQAGQVFNAMGQGQLQQQQQTGVGQFAAPQPKGPQAVPGGVPGPPRPPPPLPPTSGPQGNLTAKSPGSSSSPFQQGSPGTPPMMAQRPTTPQGFPQGVGSPGRALGQQGNMQQGFMGMPQHGQPGAQVHPGMQKRPMGFPTPNFQGQVSASTPGTPGGGASQQLQSSQVMTHTGAQPSASTPNSMQGPPHAQPNVVMGVQGSMPGPPPGTTAGPSMGQQQPGLQTQMMGLQHQAQPVSSSPSQKVQGQGGGQTVLSRPLSQGQRGGMTPPKQMMPQQGQGVMHGQGQMVGGQGHQAMLLQQQQQQQQQNSMMEQMVANQMQGNKQAFGGKIPPGVMPGQMMRGPSPNVPGNMAQFQGQVGPQQMTPQQQQQMAQLQQQQLQQQQQHQLQQQQLQQQQQQHQQMNQQQPQQVPIAGNPNQAMGMHGQQMRLPAGHPLIQQQLQQQQLQQQQKQQQQAMMQQQQQQQQQQQQQQQQQQQQQQAAQQHPHPLGDPNSGTGDLGVQQMVPDMQAQQQQGMMGGPQHMQMGNGHFAGHGMNFNSQFPGQMPMGGPCGQAGGFPVSKDVTLTSPLLVNLLQSDISASQFGPGGKQGAGGGNQAKPKKKKPARKKKPKEGDGQQQVEGLGGLDVAAGMEDSDLPNLGGEQNLGLDNSGPKLPDFANRPASFPGQPGDQRVLQQVPMQFMQQQQQQQQQQQQQQQQQQQQQQQQQQQQQQQQQQQQQQQQQQQQQMQHMQQQQIQQQQIQQQQMQQQIQQQQIQQQQQLQQQQQQQMQQQQQMQQMQMQGLQNAQGQQGMTGQQTSGQGQPQMHPHQLQQQQQQQQQQQQPQQPHLQQQQQQQQMIMMLKMQQEQAKNRMSIPPGGQLPPRGMGNPPEVQRLPVSQQGNMPVMISLQGHGGVPPSPDKARGMPLMVNPQLAGAARRMSHPDVGQGPQGTGTEEPSVGAHPKQDRPGGQEMVVQPGNGAQQMIANQGSNAHMMKQGPGPSPMPQHTGASPQQQLPTQPQQGGPMPGIHFPNVPTTSQSSRPKTPNRASPRPYHHPLTPTNRPPSTEPSEINLSPERLNASIAGLFPPKINIPLPPRQPNLNRGFDQQGLNPTTLKAIGQAPPNLTLTGNNNNGNAGGNNTNNNQQPFSTGAGAGGAGTKQDKQPGGQGKRASPSNSRRSSPAASRKTATPSPGRQKGTKMAITCPPPQQQLVNPQGQTMMLSPTSVPPSPVSMPSQVSGATEAQQTQSPFHGIQGNPSEVVRESQGMLTAEQRLMPQSQPQPQPLRELSGPRMASPRFPALQHPKPDLELQAGTGDRHPTHAAPMQESEVSPTLRTAPTSLNQLLDNTGIPNMAVRPIQSNANRDAMGKDSPKSALDPERPLHSNSQSTDMSASLTTTATVNESEAKPKPAVPVPTSNPNLQPASIPSSHPSTNVNPNTTQSLNQNPVSSLSVNPSPNVNPALTLCPTLSTNTNATIGVSPNPVTSSQSSPALTVSTSSNSSSAQNPASSALKLNPSPKPVTSVHSVIQIPASSSTISPNQITVFVTSNPITSAPTPQAPTSMVSTMVAVPNKNIRPQDIRQQSPVPRPPQFITTTPVFINPIFQVPGATVAPNTTMVSQSVTMVGPIQVSTTNIQLSPAPSSTQSSGAKMTSTAQPARSAVGQVQIATSMSSSAPVVTLPAPQQINPGPLKTENVGEAVSTQKSSPPVQQPSPHPSPSASSPFQPPLASPPPCSSPGAVNTIRKSPMSPPPAAQVKSKPAQVTAAVTGTADSQQSPAQPAQGPTVAVPPQVFHPPASSTIHIEAPAPHITAAASNNTTLPAVSSPISVPGQVAVPTQIVTQAPLPASASVSSPAQAVSSQAPVVTAVGTTTGISSAALLSTVTPVQSPVPSIVPIVAGPGPVQEVPPTQSSPVANPSGVPPAQCDTPGMEPPMPPAAAPAETTQSTPAPIQQEVPQSQEPVAASDKTGEEVSTGSEQGAAVEKPKGPSRRSSRADKEVEEEPVADSGMRKRSARPGTSAAVKETGASPTQAKRRKSK, via the exons ATGGCACATCGACGTATCCCACCTCATCTGTCCCAGAAGGAAGAGCACCTGGAGCCTGATAATGATTCAGACAGGGACTCTGGTGTCGGGGACGATGCAGGGGAGGATGCTGATAGTTGCCATGGAAGCACAGTAACAGAAGAGGATAACTTCAACGAGCAAGatggcacagaggaaaacaacagggaaggagaggattttacagtatttgttgCCTTTCAAGGAAATATGGAGGATGAGGACTTCACTCAAAAACTTGATATTATCCTCAGTGGGATACCAAACATGCTTGATATGG GCTCTGAGAGGCTACAGCCACAACATGTGGAGCCGTGGAACAGTGTGCGGGTTACCTTCAACATTCCTCGGGATGCTGCAGAGCGACTCAGACTGTTGGCCCAAaacaaccagcagcagctcagagaccTGGGGATTCTCTCTGTGCAGATAGAAG GGGAAGGGGCCATCAATGTGGCTGTGGGACCAAATAGAGGACAAGAAGTCAGAGTGAATGGACCAATTGGAGCACCTGGCCAGATGAGAGTGGATGTCGGCTTCCCAGGTCAACCTGGTCCAG GAGGGGTAAGGATGGCTAACCCATCAATGGTTCCCCCTGGGCAAGGCATGGCAGGTCAGGCTATGGTACCTGGCAGCAGTGGACAGATGCATCCTCGTGTTCAAAGACCATCTTCACAGACAG ATGTGATGGATCCAATGATGCAGGGTATGTCGgttcagcaacaacagcaacttCAGCACCAACAGGCTGGCCCCCATGGTCCAGGCCCAATGCCTCCCCAGGCTGCCCATCACATGCAGGCTTTGCAGGGCGGAAGACCGCTCAAccctgctgcactgcagcagctacaacagcagcaccaccaACAGCAACAGGCCCAGCAGCAAGCTCAGCTCTCCCAGCTTGGACCTAGACCTCCTTTCAACCCATCAGGTCAGATGTCTGTGCCTCCTGGCTGGAACCAGTTGCCCCCTGGGGTCCTCCAGCCACCAGCAGCCCAAGGAGGCCCTGCGTGGAGAAAGCCCCCACCCCAAGCCCAAATGGTTCAACGCCCACCTTCCCTTGCAACAGTTCAGACTCCTAgccaccctcctcccccttaTCCATTTGGCAGCCAGCAGGCAGGGCAGGTATTTAATGCCATGGGACAGGGACAattacagcaacagcagcagacaggagtGGGTCAGTTCGCCGCTCCCCAGCCTAAAGGCCCACAAGCTGTCCCTGGTGGTGTTCCAGGACCGCCTAGACCCCCTCCACCACTTCCACCAACTTCTGGACCGCAAGGCAACCTCACTGCCAAATCCCCTGgttcctcctcatctccttttCAGCAGGGTTCACCGGGGACTCCTCCCATGATGGCTCAGAGACCTACAACTCCACAGGGCTTTCCTCAGGGCGTTGGATCACCAGGAAGAGCCCTCGGCCAACAGGGTAACATGCAACAAGGATTCATGGGAATGCCTCAGCATGGGCAGCCTGGGGCCCAAGTTCACCCAG GCATGCAGAAGCGTCCCATGGGCTTTCCAACCCCAAACTTCCAAGGTCAGGTGAGTGCCAGCACTCCAGGAACCCCTGGTGGAGGAGCCAGTCAGCAGCTACAGAGCAGTCAAGTGATGACTCACACAG GAGCTCAGCCGTCAGCCTCCACACCAAACTCAATGCAGGGTCCACCCCATGCCCAGCCCAATGTTGTTATGGGTGTGCAAGGTAGCATGCCAGGTCCGCCCCCCGGTACAACCGCTGGGCCTAGTATGGGCCAGCAGCAGCCTGGCCTCCAGACCCAGATGATGGGCCTCCAGCATCAGGCCCAGCCCGTGTCTTCCTCCCCCAGCCAGAAGGTTCAGGGCCAGGGTGGAGGTCAGACTGTCCTCTCAAGGCCCCTCAGTcaagggcagagaggagggatgacCCCACCCAAGCAGATGATGCCTCAGCAAGGCCAGGGGGTGATGCATGGGCAGGGTCAGATGGTTGGAGGCCAAGGGCACCAGGCCATGCtcctacagcagcagcagcaacaacagcaacaaaactcCATGATGGAACAAATGGTTGCCAACCAGATGCAGGGCAACAAGCAGGCATTTGGAGGCAAGATTCCACCTGGGGTCATGCCCGGCCAGATGATGCGTGGCCCTTCTCCAAACGTTCCAGGTAACATGGCTCAGTTCCAGGGCCAGGTTGGCCCACAGCAGATGActccacaacagcagcagcaaatggCTCAactccaacagcagcagttacaacagcagcaacagcaccagttgcaacagcagcagctgcagcagcaacaacaacaacaccagcagATGAACCAGCAGCAGCCCCAGCAGGTTCCTATTGCTGGCAATCCTAATCAAGCTATGGGCATGCATGGGCAGCAGATGAGACTCCCTGCTGGTCATCCTCTTATCCAACAACAGttgcaacagcagcagttacagcagcagcagaaacaacagcaacaggccatgatgcagcagcagcagcagcagcagcagcaacaacaacaacaacaacaacaacaacaacaacaacaacaggcagCTCAGCAACACCCACATCCTTTGGGCGATCCTAATAGTGGGACAGGAGACTTGGGAGTTCAACAGATGGTCCCTGATATGcaggcacagcagcagcaaggcATGATGGGAGGCCCTCAGCACATGCAGATGGGAAATGGTCACTTTGCAGGTCATGGCATGAACTTTAACTCACAGTTTCCCGGTCAGATGCCAATGGGGGGACCCTGTGGACAGGCAGGAGGTTTTCCTGTCAGCAAGGATGTTACACTGACTAGCCCACTGCTGGTCAATCTGCTGCAGAGTGATATCTCAGCCAGCCAGTTTGGGCCAGGAGGAAAGCAGGGAGCAGGGGGAGGCAACCAGGCTAAACCCAAAAAGAAGAAACCGGCACGGAAGAAGAAGCCCAAAGAGGGAGACGGACAACAGCAAGTAGAGGGGCTTGG TGGTCTTGATGTGGCGGCTGGCATGGAGGATTCTGACCTGCCAAATCTGGGTGGTGAACAGAATTTAGGCTTAGACAACTCTGGCCCAAAACTCCCTGATTTTGCCAACAGACCTGCAA GCTTTCCTGGTCAACCTGGTGACCAGAGAGTTTTGCAGCAGGTACCCATGCAGTTtatgcagcagcaacaacagcagcagcagcagcagcagcaacaacagcaacaacaacaacaacaacaacaacaacaacaacaacaacaacaacagcagcagcagcaacaacagcaacaacaacagcaacaacaacaacaaatgcagcacatgcaacagcagcaaatacagcaacaacaaatacagcagcaacaaatgcaacaacaaatacaacagcagcaaatacaacaacaacaacaactacaacaacaacaacagcagcagatgcagcaacagcagcagatgcagcagatgCAGATGCAGGGTCTCCAGAATGCTCAAGGGCAACAAGGGATGACAGGGCAGCAGACTTCAGGTCAAGGCCAGCCCCAGATGCACCCtcatcagctgcagcaacaacaacaacagcagcagcagcaacagcaacctCAACAGCCACACCTGCAACAACag caacaacaacagcagatgATAATGATgctgaagatgcagcaggagcaggCAAAGAATCGCATGTCCATTCCTCCAGGAGGACAGCTCCCTCCTCGGGGCATGGGCAATCCACCTGAGGTGCAGAGGCTTCCTGTCTCACAGCAAGGCAACATGCCTGTAATGATCAGCCTTCAAGGACATGGAGGTGTACCGCCATCACCTGACAAAGCCAGAGGGATGCCCCTGATGGTGAATCCTCAG CTTGCAGGTGCTGCACGAAGAATGTCCCATCCTGATGTAGGGCAGGGTCCCCAAGGCACTGGAACTGAAGAGCCCTCTGTAGGGGCTCACCCGAAGCAGGACAGACCTGGTGGCCAAGAAATGGTGGTACAGCCTGGAAATGGGGCTCAGCAGATGATTGCTAATCAGGGCTCCAACGCTCACATGATGAAGCAAGGCCCTGGTCCATCACCAATGCCCCAGCACACTGGAGCCAGTCCCCAGCAACAGTTACCCACTCAACCTCAACAAGGAGGCCCTATGCCTGGGATTCATTTCCCCAATGTCCCTACAACCTCTCAGAGCTCCCGGCCCAAAACCCCCAACAGAGCCAGCCCCAGGCCATACCACCATCCTCTCACCCCAACTAATCGTCCACCCAGTACTGAACCTTCTGAAATCAACCTTTCACCGGAGAGGCTAAATGCCTCCATTGCAGGGCTATTTCCTCCCAAAATCAACATTCCTCTGCCACCCAGGCAGCCTAACTTAAACAGGGGGTTTGACCAACAAGGTCTTAATCCAACAACCCTGAAAGCCATTGGGCAGGCCCCTCCTAACTTAACTCTAACAGGCAACAACAATAATGGCAATGCGGGTGGAAATAACACTAACAATAATCAGCAGCCTTTCTCCACTGGCGCTGGAGCTGGAGGTGCAGGCACTAAACAGGACAAGCAGCCTGGAGGGCAGGGTAAGCGGGCGAGTCCTAGCAATAGTCGGAGGTCAAGTCCGGCTGCTAGCCGCAAGACAGCCACCCCAAGTCCAGGGAGACAAAAGGGGACAAAGATGGCCATCACTTGCCCTCCCCCACAGCAGCAGTTGGTCAACCCACAGGGGCAAACCATGATGCTGAGCCCTACCTCAGTACCCCCAAGTCCAGTATCCATGCCTTCACAAGTGAGTGGGGCCACAGAGGCACAGCAGACCCAGAGCCCCTTCCACGGGATACAAGGTAACCCTTCTGAGGTAGTCAGGGAAAGTCAGGGAATGCTGACTGCAGAGCAGCGACTGATGCCTCAGTCTCAACCCCAGCCTCAGCCTTTGAGGGAATTATCAGGTCCCAGAATGGCAAGTCCTCGTTTCCCCGCACTTCAGCATCCTAAACCTGACTTGGAACTGCAGGCTGGCACAGGTGATAGGCACCCAACACATGCAGCCCCTATGCAGGAGTCAGAGGTCTCACCCACTCTCAGGACAGCTCCAACCTCTCTAAACCAGTTACTGGATAACACAGGTATCCCAAACATGGCCGTTCGGCCCATACAGAGTAATGCTAATAGGGATGCTATGGGAAAAGACAGCCCCAAGTCTGCTTTGGATCCAGAGAGACCACTCCACAGTAATTCCCAGAGTACAGATATGTCAGCCTCTCTCACTACCACTGCCACTGTAAACGAATCAGAAGCTAAACCCAAACCTGCTGTCCCAGTCCCAACAAGCAATCCTAATTTGCAGCCTGCTTCAATTCCAAGCTCTCACCCTAGCACTAACGTGAACCCCAATACAACTCAGAGCCTTAATCAAAACCCCGTCTCCAGTCTTAGTGTCAACCCCAGTCCGAATGTAAACCCTGCACTCACCCTCTGTCCCACTCTCAGTACGAACACTAATGCCACCATCGGTGTAAGCCCCAACCCAGTCACTTCCAGTCAGAGCAGTCCTGCCTTGACTGTTAGTACCAGTTCTAACTCCAGCTCTGCCCAAAACCCAGCCAGTTCGGCTCTAAAACTAAACCCTAGTCCCAAACCTGTGACAAGTGTTCACTCAGTCATACAGATCCCTGCCTCCTCTAGCACCATCTCCCCCAATCAGATCACTGTGTTTGTCACCTCTAACCCCATCACCTCTGCCCCTACTCCACAGGCACCCACATCTATGGTCTCCACCATGGTGGCTGTTCCTAACAAGAATATTAGACCTCAGGACATCCGGCAGCAGAGCCCTGTCCCCCGACCTCCTCAGTTTATCACCACCACCCCTGTATTTATCAACCCAATATTCCAGGTCCCTGGTGCAACTGTGGCTCCTAATACCACAATGGTATCGCAGTCGGTCACCATGGTGGGGCCTATCCAAGTCTCCACTACAAATATCCAACTTTCTCCTGCCCCAAGCTCCACCCAGTCCTCAGGGGCTAAAATGACCAGCACTGCACAGCCAGCCAGAAGTGCTGTTGGACAGGTCCAGATTGCCACTAGTATGTCCTCATCAGCTCCAGTTGTTACCCTTCCAGCTCCTCAGCAAATTAACCCAGGACCtctcaaaacagaaaatgtaggTGAGGCAGTTTCTACTCAGAAGTCTAGCCCCCCAGTCCAGCAGCCATCTCCCCATCCAAGCCCTTCAGCGTCATCTCCCTTTCAGCCACCCCtagcttctcctcctccctgctctaGTCCAGGGGCTGTAAACACCATCCGAAAGAGCCCCATGTCTCCACCTCCCGCTGCCCAGGTGAAAAGTAAACCTGCACAGGTCACTGCAGCTGTTACTGGTACAGCTGACTCccagcagagtcctgcacagcCTGCACAGGGGCCCACTGTGGCTGTTCCACCACAAGTCTTTCATCCTCCTGCCAGTTCTACCATTCATATTGAAGCACCAGCTCCCCatattactgctgctgcttcaaacaATACTACTCTGCCTGCAGTCTCTTCTCCCATCTCAGTGCCTGGCCAAGTTGCTGTTCCTACTCAGATTGTTACCCAGGCTCCACTGCCTGCATCAGCATCAGTCTCTAGCCCAGCCCAGGCTGTAAGTTCTCAAGCTCCTGTTGTCACTGCAGTTGGTACCACCACAGGTATCTCCTCCGCTGCCTTGCTCTCGACGGTTACTCCAGTACAAAGTCCCGTACCTTCCATTGTGCCAATTGTTGCTGGACCTGGACCTGTTCAGGAGGTTCCCCCCACCCAGTCCTCTCCAGTTGCTAACCCCAGCGGAGTTCCGCCAGCTCAGTGTGACACCCCAGGTATGGAGCCCCCGATGCCGCCAGCTGCAGCACCTGCTGAAACCACTCAGTCTACCCCAG CACCTATTCAACAAGAAGTCCCACAGTCGCAGGAACCTGTTGCCGCCAGTGACAAGACGG GTGAAGAGGTCTCGACAGGTTCTGAGCAGGG agctgctgtggaGAAGCCCAAGGGACCGAGCAGACGCAGCTCCCGGGCGGataaggaggtggaggaggagccagTGGCGGACAGCGGCATGAGGAAGAGA